The uncultured Methanomethylovorans sp. genome contains a region encoding:
- a CDS encoding 3-oxoacyl-ACP reductase family protein produces MLGGKVVLVTGASRGIGKAIALLAAENHAHVIINYNKNEQGAAELVEIIHGKGFSASMIKANVSSEDEVKDMFSSVKENHSKIDVLVNNAGLMRNSLLALTSTELFDHTIDVNLKGTFLCTRYASNMMRKQRSGCIINISSIVGLQGYEGQAVYSASKAAVVGFTRSVAKELGRYGITVNTIAPGLIETDLIKDMKPDIREKMLSNISLGRIGTPEDIAKVVLFLSSDLASYVSGSVIAVDGCQTI; encoded by the coding sequence ATGCTTGGTGGCAAAGTTGTATTGGTGACTGGAGCAAGCCGGGGTATAGGTAAAGCTATAGCCTTGCTTGCTGCAGAGAACCATGCACACGTTATTATCAATTACAATAAAAATGAGCAAGGTGCTGCTGAACTTGTGGAAATTATTCATGGAAAGGGTTTTTCTGCTTCTATGATCAAAGCTAATGTTTCATCAGAAGATGAAGTAAAAGACATGTTCAGCTCAGTAAAAGAAAATCACTCCAAGATCGATGTGCTGGTAAACAACGCCGGACTTATGAGAAATAGTCTTCTGGCACTTACCAGTACAGAACTTTTTGATCACACTATCGATGTAAATTTAAAAGGCACGTTCCTTTGTACCAGGTATGCATCGAATATGATGAGAAAGCAAAGATCAGGGTGTATTATTAATATATCTTCCATTGTTGGTCTGCAAGGTTATGAAGGCCAAGCCGTCTATTCTGCAAGTAAGGCAGCTGTGGTTGGATTTACACGATCTGTTGCAAAAGAACTTGGAAGGTATGGTATCACAGTTAATACTATTGCACCAGGCCTTATAGAAACCGATCTCATCAAAGATATGAAACCCGACATAAGGGAAAAAATGCTATCCAATATTTCCCTTGGAAGGATCGGTACTCCTGAAGATATAGCAAAAGTTGTACTATTCTTAAGTTCAGACCTTGCAAGTTATGTTAGCGGATCTGTTATTGCAGTGGATGGCTGTCAAACGATATAA
- a CDS encoding DUF362 domain-containing protein: protein MSTKVSIIKCDDYSKARAAIKEALDLIGGLEKIISPGNRVLLKPNVLAIKRPEAAVTTHPAIVSVMCELVKEAGGIPIVGDGSGVTSSASTATAEALKLSGIEEAALTSGAELINFETSGFVEVAIPGAKQFPNLHIAKAVLDADVIISLPKLKTHELTLYTGAVKNFFGVIPRKDRKDAHFLEDRDRFGEAVVDIYSFVKPHLAVMDGIVGMEGDGPSAGTPISSGVIMASYDCVALDVVASELIGFDPLQIPTNKAALARGFGTKKPEVVGTPLEQVKIQFKKSTGGALALMPPLFRRILRKQFTVKPFINTSICTLCKACVLNCSVNAIEEKNGSLKINEEKCIQCYCCRELCPSHAVEIQKSLLVRIVTRGKK, encoded by the coding sequence ATGAGCACTAAAGTGTCCATTATTAAGTGTGATGATTATTCAAAAGCAAGAGCTGCTATCAAGGAAGCACTCGATCTTATTGGTGGTCTTGAAAAGATCATATCTCCAGGTAATCGTGTGTTATTAAAACCCAATGTACTTGCCATTAAACGCCCAGAGGCGGCTGTTACTACTCATCCTGCAATTGTATCAGTGATGTGTGAACTTGTTAAAGAAGCAGGTGGTATTCCTATCGTAGGAGACGGGTCCGGGGTTACAAGTTCTGCTTCAACAGCTACTGCAGAAGCACTTAAATTGTCTGGTATTGAAGAAGCAGCATTAACTTCGGGTGCAGAGCTTATTAACTTTGAAACATCGGGCTTTGTAGAAGTTGCTATTCCAGGTGCAAAGCAGTTTCCTAATTTGCACATAGCAAAAGCAGTACTTGATGCTGATGTAATTATCTCTCTTCCAAAACTCAAGACTCATGAACTTACGCTTTACACTGGTGCTGTCAAGAACTTTTTTGGTGTTATACCTAGGAAAGACAGAAAAGATGCTCATTTTCTGGAGGACCGTGATCGTTTTGGAGAAGCGGTTGTTGATATTTATTCTTTCGTTAAACCTCATCTTGCAGTCATGGATGGTATAGTGGGAATGGAGGGTGATGGTCCATCAGCTGGTACCCCAATATCTTCAGGCGTGATCATGGCAAGTTATGACTGCGTGGCATTGGATGTAGTAGCATCGGAACTCATTGGCTTCGATCCCTTGCAGATACCCACGAATAAAGCTGCACTTGCCAGAGGATTTGGTACTAAGAAACCGGAAGTTGTAGGAACACCGCTGGAACAAGTGAAGATACAGTTCAAAAAGTCAACAGGCGGAGCTCTTGCTCTTATGCCTCCTTTATTTAGAAGAATACTTAGAAAGCAGTTCACAGTAAAACCCTTCATCAATACTTCTATATGCACACTTTGCAAGGCATGTGTTTTGAACTGTTCAGTGAATGCTATTGAGGAAAAGAATGGCTCATTGAAGATCAATGAAGAAAAGTGTATCCAATGTTACTGTTGTCGTGAACTTTGTCCAAGTCATGCCGTAGAGATCCAAAAGTCACTACTTGTAAGGATCGTGACCAGAGGAAAAAAGTAA
- a CDS encoding acyltransferase, giving the protein MGSDMVSDRDKICFGEIAEHYHENKLIFGIKYFRKWILERLASTCPIPSWRAKFHRMRGVNIGKNVYIGYDVIFDRIHPEMITIEDFVEIGDRCILSSHSRGSLTTRKAYPRTIEPIIIRRGVSVNPGCIITQGVEIGENSIIGIGSVVSRNISPNSLALGFPAKVVKKLDVGDEEKNEEKSEAKPEVKSESC; this is encoded by the coding sequence ATGGGTTCTGATATGGTTTCTGACAGGGACAAAATTTGTTTTGGAGAGATTGCTGAGCATTATCATGAGAATAAACTCATATTCGGGATAAAATATTTCAGGAAATGGATTTTGGAGCGACTCGCATCAACTTGCCCGATTCCTTCCTGGAGAGCAAAATTTCATAGAATGAGAGGAGTGAATATTGGAAAAAATGTGTACATCGGTTATGATGTAATATTTGATAGAATTCACCCTGAAATGATCACAATAGAAGATTTTGTTGAAATTGGTGACCGCTGTATACTATCCTCCCATTCAAGAGGCAGCCTGACCACAAGAAAAGCATATCCAAGGACCATAGAACCTATTATTATCAGACGCGGTGTTTCTGTAAACCCCGGCTGCATAATTACTCAGGGAGTAGAGATTGGCGAAAATTCCATAATAGGGATCGGATCTGTAGTTAGCCGCAATATTTCTCCGAATAGTCTTGCTTTAGGCTTCCCAGCCAAAGTTGTAAAAAAGCTGGACGTTGGGGATGAAGAAAAGAACGAAGAAAAATCAGAAGCAAAACCAGAAGTTAAATCAGAATCTTGTTGA
- a CDS encoding PKD domain-containing protein — MFLAFSICFLCFSIVGSSLASAATVYVDTDGSGNYNCDGTNDHIEINKALTDTDNLGGGTVYLRGPNTYWIDATLEIGSNTILTGDSSACIKLVPNAGWSVDVPLIKNKSGAQKGITIKGFEIDGNSEKQSVSRGKGYYNLMYFENCKDITVTDMRLEWGTGDGLKVKNKPYSYSSSANIKFTGNSVYKLGHDALYVLGMNGVTVANNDVFTRTNSAFRLSSSGNAKIYNNVIHSEIGTGGTSTGPGIEIDKSSGYKSENIEIYKNTFHTLNGAAIWIDGEDRDNVIRGKNVYIHDNTMRNVGQYGTNTGYSNAAITIGQFDNTRIENNVIDNGGHAGIKYYQYTNSYKMSAKFTTYVTNNVIKNCNKNVATGVWNYNSANHKFVLKNNRIYDNAKGPYTGSNIEYSGDTSDASSSSSSSSAVSNKADNPPVANAGADKTAAVNAKVSFDGSASTDDNGIKSYSWDFDASNGITSEATGKTATKTYTKAGTYTVTLTVTDTSGQKSTDTLTVIVGTSTTTTSTTTTSSGNNLPVANAGADKTAAVNSKVSFDGGSSTASNKIVSYRWDFDASNGITTEATGQKATKTYTKAGTYTVTLTVTDSKGQKSTDTLTVVVGSKTSTATTTSTSTSTSTSGSTTTSSGDNPPVANAGKDLTATRGKAVSFSGNLSTDDKKIVSYRWDFDASNGITTEATGMRATKTYTKAGTYTVTLTVIDSKGQKSTDTLTVVVK; from the coding sequence TTGTTCCTGGCCTTTTCAATCTGCTTCCTGTGTTTTTCAATTGTCGGATCCAGTTTAGCATCCGCAGCAACAGTATATGTTGATACCGATGGAAGTGGAAATTATAACTGTGATGGAACAAATGATCACATTGAAATTAACAAAGCATTAACAGATACCGACAACCTCGGCGGCGGCACTGTATACCTAAGAGGGCCAAATACATACTGGATAGATGCAACCCTTGAGATCGGATCAAATACTATACTCACCGGAGATTCAAGCGCTTGTATCAAATTGGTACCAAATGCAGGGTGGTCTGTTGACGTTCCTTTAATAAAAAACAAAAGCGGTGCACAAAAAGGTATCACTATCAAAGGTTTTGAGATCGATGGAAATAGTGAAAAACAGTCAGTATCTCGTGGCAAAGGATACTATAATCTGATGTACTTCGAGAACTGCAAAGATATTACAGTAACAGACATGCGTTTGGAATGGGGAACTGGAGACGGATTAAAAGTAAAAAACAAACCTTATTCATACAGTTCTTCAGCAAATATAAAATTCACAGGTAATTCTGTATATAAGCTGGGACATGATGCCCTGTACGTTTTGGGAATGAATGGCGTTACTGTAGCTAATAATGATGTATTTACAAGAACAAACAGCGCTTTCAGATTATCAAGTTCCGGCAATGCAAAGATCTATAATAACGTGATCCATTCGGAAATTGGTACAGGAGGCACTTCAACAGGCCCGGGTATAGAAATCGACAAGAGCAGTGGATACAAATCAGAAAATATTGAAATATACAAAAACACTTTCCACACCCTTAATGGTGCAGCTATCTGGATAGATGGTGAAGACCGGGATAATGTAATACGTGGAAAGAATGTATATATACACGATAATACGATGCGCAATGTTGGTCAATATGGTACCAATACAGGATACAGCAATGCTGCGATCACAATTGGACAGTTTGATAATACAAGAATAGAAAACAACGTCATTGATAATGGTGGTCATGCTGGTATCAAGTATTATCAATATACCAATTCTTACAAAATGAGTGCAAAATTCACCACCTATGTAACTAACAACGTTATTAAAAACTGTAACAAGAACGTGGCAACAGGTGTATGGAACTACAACTCTGCAAATCACAAATTTGTACTGAAAAATAATCGCATCTATGACAATGCAAAGGGTCCATACACTGGCTCAAATATTGAGTATAGTGGAGATACCTCTGACGCTTCATCCAGTAGCAGCAGTTCTTCAGCCGTTTCAAATAAGGCAGACAATCCACCGGTAGCAAATGCTGGTGCAGACAAAACAGCAGCTGTGAATGCTAAAGTATCCTTTGATGGCAGTGCGTCCACTGACGACAACGGAATAAAATCTTACTCATGGGACTTTGATGCTTCAAATGGTATAACTTCTGAAGCTACCGGTAAAACTGCTACGAAGACATATACCAAAGCTGGAACTTACACAGTGACACTGACTGTTACTGATACAAGTGGACAAAAATCCACAGACACACTAACGGTAATTGTTGGCACTTCAACAACCACAACAAGTACAACTACAACAAGTTCCGGAAATAATCTGCCAGTTGCAAATGCTGGGGCAGATAAAACAGCTGCTGTGAATTCTAAAGTATCCTTTGATGGTGGTTCTTCCACAGCCAGCAATAAGATAGTGTCTTATAGATGGGACTTCGATGCTTCAAATGGTATAACTACTGAAGCCACGGGTCAAAAAGCTACAAAGACATACACCAAAGCTGGAACTTATACTGTGACACTTACTGTCACCGACTCAAAGGGACAGAAATCCACAGACACATTAACGGTAGTTGTTGGCAGTAAAACAAGCACTGCAACCACAACAAGTACAAGCACAAGTACAAGTACATCAGGTTCTACCACAACAAGTTCCGGCGATAATCCACCAGTCGCAAATGCTGGCAAAGATCTGACTGCTACAAGAGGAAAAGCTGTTAGTTTCTCTGGAAATTTATCTACAGATGACAAGAAAATAGTGTCTTACAGATGGGACTTTGATGCATCGAATGGTATAACCACTGAAGCTACCGGCATGAGAGCTACAAAGACGTATACAAAGGCTGGAACTTATACTGTGACACTAACCGTTATTGATTCTAAAGGACAAAAATCCACAGACACATTAACGGTAGTTGTTAAGTAA
- a CDS encoding flippase, translating into MSNYKLIKDIGIVAISQILTSLGSFLLLPIISKTLGPYDYGTWAQISVTVSLLSPVAIMGLSMGIVRFLSGEKDLKRVRETYFSVLFIVFSAGLLISSMLYLSSNYLAGSIFGDPKASYYIQCGSILVLLLAVEQISLYYFRIFQKIDTFASLSIFKSIGHLIVTIILLHSGFGLLSIIVSLALIESTLFVISMYLIVSEIGFSLPRFKGIKEILKYSLPLTPNSVIRWVTDSSDRYLVTYFMGLTSAGVYSAAYGIGNLVTLMITPIQFILFPELSRLYNQGKDAEAANYINLSLRYFLYGAIPACLGLTFLSRPLLVIITTPEFISGSNVIPYVAFSGLLAGVFQILINITHLVKKTQFNLFIHLFAALANAILNFLLIPPFGIVGAAFATLVAYLLMVLICAKVSFKYLKPNIDWIFISKSILSSFIMCTFLFFLDSNSLFSLVRNVVIGAILYVVSTFLLKTFNQKEQDLIKSGISKIIKKRS; encoded by the coding sequence ATGTCAAACTATAAACTTATAAAAGATATAGGGATAGTAGCCATATCTCAGATTCTAACATCTCTTGGGTCATTTTTGTTACTGCCTATAATATCAAAAACTCTTGGACCTTATGATTATGGTACATGGGCTCAAATTTCAGTAACTGTATCACTTCTGAGCCCTGTAGCTATTATGGGTTTATCGATGGGAATTGTTAGGTTTTTATCAGGTGAAAAAGATCTTAAACGTGTGAGAGAAACATATTTTTCAGTTCTCTTTATTGTCTTCTCGGCTGGATTACTCATCTCTTCAATGCTTTATTTGTCATCTAATTATTTAGCAGGATCAATATTTGGTGACCCTAAAGCATCATACTATATTCAATGTGGTTCTATTTTAGTATTACTATTAGCCGTTGAGCAAATTTCATTGTACTATTTCAGAATATTCCAAAAAATAGACACATTTGCCAGTCTTAGTATCTTTAAATCTATTGGTCATCTTATTGTAACTATTATTTTGCTTCATTCTGGTTTTGGGCTTTTATCAATAATAGTTTCTTTAGCATTAATTGAGTCCACATTGTTTGTAATCTCGATGTATTTAATAGTTTCAGAGATTGGTTTTTCATTACCAAGATTCAAAGGTATTAAGGAAATATTAAAATACAGTTTACCTCTAACACCAAATTCTGTTATTAGGTGGGTTACAGATTCCAGTGACAGATATTTGGTTACTTATTTCATGGGATTAACTTCTGCAGGAGTTTATTCTGCTGCTTATGGAATTGGAAATCTGGTTACTCTTATGATAACACCAATTCAATTTATACTGTTTCCTGAACTTTCTAGGTTATATAATCAAGGAAAAGATGCTGAAGCTGCGAATTACATTAACCTTTCCCTTAGATATTTTTTATATGGTGCGATTCCTGCTTGTTTAGGTCTCACTTTTCTTTCAAGACCATTATTAGTTATCATAACAACTCCTGAGTTCATATCTGGAAGCAATGTTATTCCATATGTGGCATTTTCAGGCTTGTTAGCAGGTGTATTTCAGATACTTATCAACATTACTCACTTGGTCAAAAAAACTCAGTTCAATTTGTTCATTCATTTATTTGCTGCTTTGGCGAATGCAATATTGAATTTTTTACTAATACCGCCTTTTGGAATAGTAGGAGCTGCATTTGCAACTCTCGTAGCATATCTATTAATGGTATTGATATGTGCTAAGGTCTCGTTTAAATATCTAAAGCCAAATATTGACTGGATATTCATTTCGAAATCTATTCTTTCTTCTTTCATAATGTGTACTTTCTTATTTTTCCTGGATTCAAATAGTTTGTTCTCTTTAGTAAGAAATGTGGTTATCGGGGCAATTTTATATGTAGTTTCTACTTTCCTTCTTAAAACCTTTAATCAGAAAGAGCAAGATCTCATCAAAAGTGGAATTTCAAAAATTATAAAAAAGCGATCTTAA
- a CDS encoding GNAT family N-acetyltransferase, whose protein sequence is MLFKFLKLPFNVLKSLRRYVEEIIGYSISNKFIKIYKGNVTTVDKASLNDVLKIFNQNFPNRSEKKLIRYSQLFQNIFYVLQYNGKSVGYCSYYIQPTLSLRRIRKFAVIFSIAVDFNFSRKGFGEALLRESIKELKANNIESIWLFVNAENNAAIGLYKKIGFETIDIIENMYGKGKSGYKMRLLLN, encoded by the coding sequence ATGCTCTTCAAATTTCTAAAATTGCCTTTCAACGTTTTAAAGAGCTTACGAAGATATGTAGAAGAGATAATTGGATATAGCATTTCAAATAAATTTATCAAAATCTATAAGGGAAATGTTACTACCGTTGACAAGGCATCACTAAATGATGTGCTTAAAATATTTAATCAAAATTTTCCTAATAGATCAGAGAAAAAGCTGATCCGATACTCACAGCTATTTCAAAATATTTTTTATGTCCTTCAATATAATGGCAAATCTGTTGGGTATTGCAGTTACTATATACAACCAACGCTTTCTTTAAGACGAATAAGAAAATTTGCAGTCATCTTTTCAATAGCAGTAGATTTTAATTTTTCAAGAAAAGGATTTGGAGAGGCACTTTTACGGGAAAGTATTAAGGAACTGAAAGCTAACAACATTGAATCGATCTGGTTATTTGTTAATGCTGAAAACAACGCTGCTATTGGGTTATATAAAAAGATTGGATTTGAAACCATCGACATAATCGAAAATATGTATGGAAAAGGGAAAAGCGGCTACAAAATGAGACTTCTGTTGAATTGA
- a CDS encoding GNAT family N-acetyltransferase — MSEIQIRELDPAEYKLWDELVETSSCGTVFHTSDWLTLCRDTFSKDLKIYGCFQEDALVGGFPLFIRKMNRIFKVASSTCEMTPYGGIVIKDFPGVSVRKQVQDSHEILNHLRVFLSNMKLDSIEMKLSPDFKDIRPFTWNGWESGVFYAYYLNLERDIDAGLSKDLKKNINKSAKEGLVVKKLKDSNVYYNLFSMVYTRQNLTSPVQKIFFDRVIDLLERKGIGEMWVAETPSAEYVAAQIRVWDKQRVYAWTASSDPSYRKSGANSLIYYNVISDLKAEGHKEINMLAANHSQFTDFITGFNPELVPHYLINYTSRRYKLLRACRGLLKR; from the coding sequence ATGTCAGAGATACAAATTAGAGAACTTGATCCAGCTGAATACAAACTCTGGGACGAACTTGTAGAAACATCTTCATGTGGAACTGTATTTCATACAAGTGATTGGTTAACACTTTGCAGAGATACATTTAGCAAAGATTTAAAAATATATGGTTGTTTCCAAGAAGATGCTCTGGTAGGTGGATTCCCACTTTTTATAAGAAAAATGAACCGGATCTTTAAGGTAGCTTCTTCCACATGTGAAATGACCCCTTACGGTGGAATTGTAATCAAAGATTTTCCAGGTGTCAGCGTGAGGAAACAAGTTCAGGATTCCCATGAAATACTGAACCATTTGCGTGTATTTCTTTCCAATATGAAATTAGATAGTATTGAAATGAAGTTATCTCCTGACTTTAAGGACATTAGACCATTTACATGGAACGGATGGGAATCCGGTGTTTTTTATGCATACTACCTTAATTTAGAAAGAGATATAGATGCTGGGCTTTCTAAAGACCTGAAAAAGAATATCAATAAATCGGCAAAAGAAGGATTAGTGGTTAAAAAACTAAAAGATTCTAATGTATACTACAATCTATTTTCAATGGTTTATACCAGACAGAATCTTACCTCACCTGTACAGAAGATTTTCTTTGACCGAGTAATTGATTTATTGGAGCGGAAAGGTATAGGTGAAATGTGGGTTGCTGAGACCCCGTCCGCAGAATATGTAGCAGCTCAGATAAGAGTATGGGACAAACAACGGGTATATGCGTGGACAGCATCATCAGATCCATCTTATAGGAAAAGTGGAGCAAATTCTCTAATATATTATAATGTGATCAGCGATCTAAAAGCAGAAGGCCATAAAGAGATCAATATGTTGGCAGCAAATCATTCCCAATTCACAGACTTTATCACTGGATTTAATCCGGAATTAGTTCCCCATTATTTAATTAATTATACTAGTCGGAGATACAAGTTATTAAGGGCTTGTAGAGGATTACTTAAAAGGTGA
- a CDS encoding polysaccharide deacetylase family protein: MALIDKLRAEPEIWELFTKREEYNPLFLDQYARFPYYFSKHSNLMEPTVSKYMMDNGLNPEYPDGKKFAVCLTHDIDVIKQGFGNCAFESAKSIIKGNYRNSMRYAFSILNKKKHPFRNFKEIMEIEDKYGAKSSLYFLALRPGERDFNYNLEEIANEIGEISDKGWEVGLHGGHGSYDNIEKMIQEKKLLESVSGKEVIGYRNHYLRFKTPDTWELLSKAGFKYDTTFGYANCAGFRNGTCHPFKPFNLNTSKEIDILEIPLVIMDRTLLMDYMRLDFEKAWELTKQLIDRVEQYRGVITILWHNNSMDGIFLKFYEKILKYCSEKNACITSGAEICNWWEKNVRDTN; encoded by the coding sequence ATGGCCCTAATTGATAAACTGCGCGCAGAGCCAGAAATATGGGAACTCTTTACAAAAAGGGAAGAATATAACCCACTTTTTTTAGATCAATATGCGAGGTTTCCTTACTATTTCAGTAAACATTCAAACTTAATGGAGCCAACTGTATCTAAATACATGATGGATAATGGATTGAATCCAGAATACCCTGATGGGAAAAAATTTGCTGTTTGCCTCACTCATGATATCGATGTCATTAAACAGGGATTTGGAAACTGTGCATTTGAATCTGCAAAATCCATAATAAAAGGCAATTATAGAAACAGTATGCGATATGCGTTCTCTATTCTCAATAAAAAGAAACATCCATTCAGGAATTTTAAAGAAATAATGGAGATTGAAGACAAATACGGAGCCAAATCAAGTTTATATTTCCTTGCACTCAGACCTGGAGAAAGAGACTTCAACTACAATCTTGAAGAAATTGCTAATGAGATTGGAGAGATTTCTGATAAAGGATGGGAAGTAGGCCTGCATGGAGGACATGGATCATATGATAACATTGAAAAGATGATCCAGGAAAAGAAGTTGCTTGAGAGCGTTTCTGGAAAAGAGGTTATAGGCTACAGAAACCACTATCTTAGATTCAAAACGCCGGATACATGGGAACTATTAAGCAAAGCAGGATTCAAATATGATACAACATTTGGGTATGCGAATTGCGCAGGATTCAGGAATGGAACTTGTCATCCATTCAAGCCATTTAACCTGAACACTTCTAAGGAAATAGACATTCTTGAGATCCCACTTGTGATAATGGACCGTACACTTTTGATGGATTACATGCGATTGGATTTTGAAAAAGCGTGGGAACTTACAAAGCAATTGATCGACAGAGTTGAACAATATAGAGGTGTAATTACCATCCTCTGGCACAATAATTCTATGGATGGGATTTTCCTGAAATTCTATGAAAAGATATTGAAATATTGTTCCGAGAAAAATGCTTGCATAACTAGTGGAGCAGAGATTTGCAATTGGTGGGAAAAAAATGTCAGAGATACAAATTAG